The nucleotide window CGGCGCCGATCACCGTATGGATCTCGTCGATGAAGAGCACCGCGTTCGGGTGCGCCTCGATCTCCTTCATCACCTGCTTGAGGCGCTCCTCGAAATCGCCGCGATAGCGCGTCCCGGCGAGCAACGTGCCCATGTCGAGGGAGAACACGGTCGCGTCGATGAGGACCTCGGGCACCTCCTTGTTGATGATCTTGCGCGCGAGGCCTTCCGCGATCGCGGTCTTGCCCACTCCGGGGTCGCCCACGAGGAGCGGGTTGTTCTTCTGCCGGCGGCACAGGATCTGGATCGTGCGCTGGACCTCGCTTTCGCGGCCGATGAGCGGATCGATCCGGCCGTCGCGCGCCTTCTTATTGAGGTTGACGCAATAGGCCTCTAAGGCGTCGCCCTTCTTCTTGGTGCGGTTCTCGCCCTCCTCGCCGCTCGGGCGCTCGGACGAGGCTTCTTCTTCCGCACCGCGCACGGGCTTCGGCTCGGACGCGCCGGGCCGCTTGGCGATGCCGTGGCTGATGTAGTTGACCGCGTCGTAGCGGGTCATGTCCTGCTCCTGCAGGAAGTAGGCGGCGTGGCTCTCGCGCTCGGCGAAGATCGCCACCAGCACGTTGGCCCCCGTCACCTCCTCCCGCCCGGAGGACTGGACATGAATGACCGCCCGCTGGATCACGCGCTGAAAGCCCGCCGTCGGTTTGGCATCCTGGCGTCCGTCGCCGATCAGGTTGGCGAGTTCCGTATCCACGTATTCGACGAGGCTGCGCTTGAGCGTATCGACCTCGACGTTGCAGGCGCGCATCACGGCCGCCGCATCCTGATCGTCCACCAGGGCGAGGAGCAGGTGCTCCAGCGTCGCATATTCATGACGGCGCTCGCCGGCGAGCGCCAGGGCGCGGTGGAGAGCTTGTTCTAGGCTGCGAGAGAAGCTGGGCAAAAGCGGGTCCTCGTTTGGAGTGCCTATTTTTTTTCCATGACGCACTGGAGAGGATGTTGGTGTTTGCGCGCGAAGTCCATGACCTGCGTCACCTTGGTCTCCGCCACCTCGTACGTGAAGATCCCGCACTCGCCGACACCGTTCTGATGCACGTGCATCATGATCTGGTAGGCGTCGGCCTGCGACTTGTTGAAGAACTTTTCGACGACGTGCACGACGAACTCCATCGGCGTGTAATCGTCATTGAGGAGGAGCACGCGGTACAGGCTCGGCCGTTTGGTCTTAGGCTTGGTCCGCGTGATGATCGCGGTCCCGGAGCGACCGTCGTCGCTGCCGCCGGGGCCGATCGGACCGGCAGCCAGCGGCGCGATCATGCCCGCGTAAATCCGGTCGCCGAGCCC belongs to Methylobacterium sp. 77 and includes:
- the clpS gene encoding ATP-dependent Clp protease adapter ClpS yields the protein MIAPLAAGPIGPGGSDDGRSGTAIITRTKPKTKRPSLYRVLLLNDDYTPMEFVVHVVEKFFNKSQADAYQIMMHVHQNGVGECGIFTYEVAETKVTQVMDFARKHQHPLQCVMEKK